The following DNA comes from Plasmodium coatneyi strain Hackeri chromosome 9, complete sequence.
GCCGACGTGAAGATCAGCAAAGACGAAATAACCATGCTCTATGAGGATATGCATCTGGGAAGGATGTTTGAAAATCTGGTTGCAAAACTGTACTATAGTAAAAGGATAAACGGGTTCGTGCATCTGTACAATGGACAAGAAGCCATCAGTTCaggaattataaaaaatttgctacCCTCTGATTTTGTCACCAGCACGTATAGAGACCATGTGCATGCCATTAGCAAAAATGTTCCTCCAAGGAAGGTGCTTAATGAGTTGTATGGGAATTACTATGGAAGCACTAACAGAGGCAAAGGTGGATCTATGCATATTTACAGTAAAAGTGAAAACTTCATTGGGGGGTTCGGCTTCATCGGAGAACAGATTCCCATCGCCGTCGGTTTGGCCTACAGCATTTTGTACAAGCGGGAGTTCCCCCTGAGGGGGAATGTTTCACCAAATGGGGGTGTTTCACCAAGTAGTATTTCCTCACCACGTGAAGATACCAACGTGGTGGTCTGCTTCCTCGGTGACGGGACGGCCAACATCGGACAGTTCTTCGAGTCACTAAACCTAGCGGCCACGTATAACCTTCCAATCCTGTTCGTCATAGAAAACAACAACTGGGCGATAGGAATGGAGGGTTCAAGGAGCTCCACAGATGATCTGCAAAACAACTACGCTAAAGGAAGGGCATTCAAAATAGACACATACAAAGTGGATGGAAACGATGCCATAGGAATATAcaaattagcaaaaaaaaagatcaaccAAATGAGAAGGAGAGAATGTGGACCCGTACTCATCGAAGCAATCACCTACCGTGCGAAAGGACACTCCCTTGCAGATCCAGACGAATTGCGCatacaggaagaaaaagcatcATGGAGGAAGAGAGATCCAATTGTACATTTGGCTAgctacatgaaaaaaaaaaatatcgtTGACGAAtcattttttgaagaaattaaaaaaaaaacgaaaaatattttgttggAAGCTGAAATGGACGCTGAGCAGAACCAGAAGAAGAGCCAAAGCGTTAACATCCCCCAACTGTTGCGGGAAAATATTTACGCCCCTTCCGAGAGGGTACCTATCAAGGATGATTACAACCAGTATGCGAAATATGACCACCTCAGTGATTCGGACCTGGGTGAGTATTACGAGGCACTTCGAAAAGAGGTGGACAGAAAGCTGCACAACAGAAAGCCGGACCCCTCTGAGCACTTTGCGCGCAAGGACCTCCCCCTGGTCATCGACTAGTGCAAGCTGTAGAATCGCTATAGCGGTGTGCAGACGTGGCTTCCCATGGAATAATTTCCAACCCGTCTGCACCTTCAGTACGTGTTATCCCAGGAGTAGTAACCCACACAGAAGTGAATCCCGACAAGTGAattattcattccttccatggACAATACGTTCTGATGCCACCATGTCATTATTACATTATGTCATTAATTATATCACTTgcacgtttttattttatttttttttttattttattttttccttgccaGATCAggaggtagaaaaaaaaaaaaaaatgcaatcaAAAGGCAGACCTCTTCACGtggtaaagggaaaaaattaaaaacatcAACTCTGATGTGGACTCTGCTTCTCCTGGTTGAATAAATAGCGTTTGAATTGGAATTATGGCCAAAtgaagggtaaaaaaaaaaaaaaaaaaaaaaaagaagaagccaaACGTAGCGGTGGTTAAGCGGCAGGACGGGGAGCAACCACCAAACGGgtaaataaatgtgtatCTCTACGCACCGCTTAACGATAGGAGCATCAATTCACACTGAGCGGCACGAAACATTGCCATCAACATTGCCATAAAATAGACTGTGCAAAAATtaagaggaataaaaaatggcagagACTGGAAATGTCCACCGGTAAAGAGAGAGAGCAAATGGATTTATTACCCACTACTACTCCCTCCCCTATTTCGCATTCATTAGTGCAGATCCGTGGGGGGAAAGTTCATTACCTCATCTGACAATGACCCCAATGCTTCTCATCTGTCCGTGCAAAGTACCTGTCCCCTCAACACACTAGACGGTTCGCACCATTCTACATTTCTACGTTTATCCAAAAAAGAGGGGATCTCTCGTAAGGGTGTACCTCTCTCTTGCatggaaaaagaattatggGTTTTCCCTCCcgggaaaaatgaataagaaAAGTGATCTCGCCAAAAAGAACTCCATAAATGAAGGTTCCAAAAATACGGTCTCCATAAAAGGGCCATCCTCTAAATTGGACTCTTGCACAAACGTGTGAATTTGCTACGCGTCTTCCACGGCTTCCACTCTTGAGTTCGCTCGCATCTCATTTGGTAACTCTCTTAACGGTATTGCTAGGGCGTGGTAACGGGTGAATATCTGTGAAGGCATTTCTAGGAGGGTAGTTCTGCATTGTGTGTGGTAATTACGGCCACGTTGGGTGCGCCATATGTTGCTTCAttactcctcctttttggacACCTTGGATCTGAAAATGGGCAGACAGGATGCAGTAAGGCGAGTCATGCCGTAGTTCATGAAGTCAAAGTCAATGGACGAGTGCATGCCTTGGAGGAGGGACCACAGACCCCAGTTGATATGCGAGCAGACGTAAAACGGTTGTACTTCCTTAATCAGCTGATTAATTAATTCCTCATCCTCTGTTCCTAGGTAATgttttataaaataatactCCTCCTCCTTGGATGGAATTAAGTCCCATTCGCAGTTAAACCCAGCGTATTCGTTAAAATGGTTGGCTATGTCATAGGCACGCTCCATGGGGCAGGAGTACTCGAAGTCGATGAAGGAGATATTTTCCCCGTCGTTCGCAGGGGTGGTAACACCATCATTGTTCCCGTTGTAAGGATCACCAAGCGAGTCAACCGTTTCCACCGTGTTGATTATGTTGGAGGAAAGCAAATCACAGTGGCAAAGTACAATGGGTGAGTTTTCCGCTTTGCATAGCTTCTCCACCTCAATTATGCTATCCCGCAGCATGTCAAAGTCGATAAGTTTTAAAATATTAGCCTTAGAATCGAAGGAACAACTTTTCTTCCGTTCTTCATTCAGCAAATTAAAGTACTTCCAGATGGTGTTCCACAAGAAGGATGGTCTCGTTCCAGGGACGTTCTGCGTTACCTGCAGCTCCTTATACAAACTATCGTTCAGGTTAATGTCATGTAAAAGCTTGAGATTCCTTGCAATGAGTTTCTGAAAATTTGGACTTTTTATGTCCTCCCTGGATAAGGCATAGCCATCCATGAATTCTTCAATTCTCCCGTTTGGAAAGAagacatatatttttttggatatatttttatcgTACAAAATGCAGGagattttcttttccctctcccTGTTAATAATTATATCCGTTTTTGGTCCGTAGAGTCTTATCAGGTATTGACTTTGCGTCGAGGTGTCTTTCACTTTCACTAGGATGTTTGTAATTCCACCGTTGATCATCTGAAAGTTTAGGGAATCCATTTGGTCTGCATTTATTAGATCCTTCCCATAGTGCAGCATGACGTACTTGCAGTAAATGTATAAGGTGTCTTCATTTTCAAAAACATTACTCACGTACTTTTTTAGAATCTCCTTTACTTTGGTGTTTTtgtcttctccttcctggATTCTAAGGTTACCCTCCGTAATTGGGTAGACACCCTGTTTATTCCTCGTCTCTGTGATTTGCGAATTCACCGACCCTGCGCtacttttcctcctcagggGGTAGGGCGAGGTGCTCTCCACCACGCTGTTcgatttcttcccctcctccgTTCGTCTCTTCTTCTGCTCTTCCAtaggaggggggaaaatgcgCTTATTACGTCAGCTTGTGGGTTGAGTGTCTACgtctgtttcttcctctcgGGATGGGGTAACGCCACGGAGACTACCACGAGTTAAATTAGCCTTCCCTCTGCAATGGCAAATAGGCAAGCCTCCTAACGAAGACAGATGCGAAGTAAATTCCCAAGTGGAGATATACTCACGAGGGGCAATCGAAATGGGCCTCTACCTTTATGTTTAAATAA
Coding sequences within:
- a CDS encoding Pyruvate dehydrogenase E1 component alpha subunit, which gives rise to MKAEVCFFLLALILRGEHIRAVYMQRKPNKVLFLNYASAKNGASAWSVTVDGKKGDAHQRTMKAHVVGSKKVDEPVVKTFQLDERNTRVGPYSKKENNVDVAGAKECLPNWDNQAKYNVYLPDNNLEDYLADVKISKDEITMLYEDMHLGRMFENLVAKLYYSKRINGFVHLYNGQEAISSGIIKNLLPSDFVTSTYRDHVHAISKNVPPRKVLNELYGNYYGSTNRGKGGSMHIYSKSENFIGGFGFIGEQIPIAVGLAYSILYKREFPLRGNVSPNGGVSPSSISSPREDTNVVVCFLGDGTANIGQFFESLNLAATYNLPILFVIENNNWAIGMEGSRSSTDDLQNNYAKGRAFKIDTYKVDGNDAIGIYKLAKKKINQMRRRECGPVLIEAITYRAKGHSLADPDELRIQEEKASWRKRDPIVHLASYMKKKNIVDESFFEEIKKKTKNILLEAEMDAEQNQKKSQSVNIPQLLRENIYAPSERVPIKDDYNQYAKYDHLSDSDLGEYYEALRKEVDRKLHNRKPDPSEHFARKDLPLVID
- a CDS encoding Ethanolamine kinase, with the protein product MEEQKKRRTEEGKKSNSVVESTSPYPLRRKSSAGSVNSQITETRNKQGVYPITEGNLRIQEGEDKNTKVKEILKKYVSNVFENEDTLYIYCKYVMLHYGKDLINADQMDSLNFQMINGGITNILVKVKDTSTQSQYLIRLYGPKTDIIINREREKKISCILYDKNISKKIYVFFPNGRIEEFMDGYALSREDIKSPNFQKLIARNLKLLHDINLNDSLYKELQVTQNVPGTRPSFLWNTIWKYFNLLNEERKKSCSFDSKANILKLIDFDMLRDSIIEVEKLCKAENSPIVLCHCDLLSSNIINTVETVDSLGDPYNGNNDGVTTPANDGENISFIDFEYSCPMERAYDIANHFNEYAGFNCEWDLIPSKEEEYYFIKHYLGTEDEELINQLIKEVQPFYVCSHINWGLWSLLQGMHSSIDFDFMNYGMTRLTASCLPIFRSKVSKKEE